One segment of Bradyrhizobium sp. CB2312 DNA contains the following:
- a CDS encoding ABC transporter substrate-binding protein, translating into MRSSTIFATIIALAASTPVLADDVKVGIGISGWTGFAPLTLAKEAGIFKKNGLDVTIKKIPQKDRHLAIASGDVQCAATTVETWISWNANGVATKQIFQLDKSYGADGMAVRNDVSAIKDLKGKTVAASAPGTSPYFALAWMLKKNGLTVKDVTVVNLEPAAAAQAFVSGQNDAAMTYEPYLSTVRAAPDKGKIIATTLDYPMVMDTFGCTPKFLTENPKAAKALADSYFEALDMIAKDQAKAYEIMGADVKQTGEQFGNSAKYLRWQDKAANQKFFAGDFLTFNKEAADLLLEIGIIKAAPKVEDLFDASYIK; encoded by the coding sequence ATGCGTAGTTCGACGATTTTTGCGACAATCATTGCCCTTGCGGCCTCCACTCCCGTGCTCGCCGACGACGTCAAGGTCGGCATCGGCATCTCCGGATGGACCGGCTTCGCGCCGCTGACGCTGGCGAAGGAGGCTGGCATCTTCAAGAAGAACGGCCTCGACGTCACCATCAAGAAGATTCCCCAGAAGGATCGCCACCTCGCGATCGCCTCCGGCGACGTGCAGTGCGCGGCGACGACGGTCGAGACCTGGATCTCCTGGAACGCCAACGGCGTCGCCACCAAGCAAATCTTCCAGCTCGACAAGAGCTATGGCGCCGACGGCATGGCCGTGCGCAACGACGTCAGCGCGATCAAGGACCTGAAGGGCAAGACGGTCGCAGCTTCCGCGCCCGGCACCTCGCCCTATTTCGCGCTGGCCTGGATGCTCAAGAAAAATGGCCTCACGGTGAAGGACGTCACCGTCGTGAACCTCGAGCCGGCCGCGGCCGCGCAGGCCTTCGTCTCCGGCCAGAACGACGCCGCCATGACCTATGAGCCGTATCTGTCGACGGTTCGCGCTGCGCCCGACAAGGGCAAGATCATCGCCACGACGCTCGACTACCCGATGGTCATGGACACTTTTGGCTGCACGCCGAAGTTCCTGACGGAGAATCCCAAGGCCGCCAAGGCGCTCGCCGACAGCTATTTCGAGGCGCTCGACATGATCGCCAAGGACCAGGCCAAGGCCTACGAGATCATGGGCGCCGACGTGAAGCAGACCGGCGAACAGTTCGGCAACTCGGCAAAATATCTGCGCTGGCAGGACAAAGCTGCGAACCAGAAATTCTTTGCCGGTGACTTCCTGACCTTCAACAAGGAGGCCGCCGACCTGCTGCTCGAGATCGGCATCATCAAGGCCGCGCCGAAGGTCGAGGATCTCTTCGACGCGAGCTACATCAAGTAA
- the hutC gene encoding histidine utilization repressor produces the protein MSLGTDAADKPTLYKRIRADIEKRILTGEWPPGHRIPFEHELVARYGCSRMTVNKALSELAQADLIERRRRAGSFVRRPQHQSAVLKIADIRAEITALGRAYGYELTGRKLRAATAADRERLGIKKAGKVVAITCRHSADKVPFAVEDRLIDLASVPSAATADFSREPPGSWLLHHVPWTEAEHTISAIVADDRTAEALDIAIGAPCLVIDRYTWRSARTITAVRLLYPGDSHRLVARFKGG, from the coding sequence ATGAGCCTTGGCACCGATGCGGCCGACAAGCCGACGCTTTACAAGCGTATCCGCGCCGACATCGAGAAGCGGATCCTCACCGGCGAATGGCCGCCCGGTCATCGCATTCCATTCGAGCACGAGCTCGTCGCGCGCTACGGCTGCTCACGCATGACCGTGAACAAGGCGCTATCGGAACTGGCGCAGGCCGATTTGATCGAGCGGCGGCGGCGCGCCGGCTCCTTCGTGCGCCGCCCGCAGCATCAGTCAGCCGTGCTCAAGATCGCCGACATCCGCGCCGAGATCACCGCACTCGGCCGCGCCTACGGATACGAGCTGACCGGCCGCAAACTGCGGGCGGCGACCGCCGCCGACCGCGAGCGTCTTGGCATCAAGAAAGCCGGCAAGGTCGTTGCCATCACCTGCCGCCACAGCGCCGACAAGGTGCCGTTCGCGGTCGAGGACAGGCTGATCGATCTCGCCTCCGTGCCTAGTGCCGCGACCGCGGATTTCTCGCGCGAGCCGCCGGGCTCGTGGCTGCTTCATCATGTCCCATGGACAGAGGCCGAGCATACGATCAGCGCCATCGTTGCGGATGATCGCACGGCGGAAGCGCTCGACATCGCAATCGGCGCGCCCTGTCTCGTGATCGACCGCTATACCTGGCGCAGCGCGCGCACGATCACCGCGGTGCGCCTGCTCTATCCCGGTGACTCTCACCGCCTTGTCGCCCGATTCAAGGGAGGCTGA
- a CDS encoding ABC transporter permease: MRPLDPVTSKQRMAYGLAFFVLFVALWSWATLGGHVSKTFLANPLTMVQEGYDLLAKQGFIYDIGMTIWRVVGGFALAAIIAVPLGVLMGAYKPVEAFLEPFVSFARYLPASAFIPLLILWAGIGELQKLLVIFIGSVFQVILMVAVTVGATRRDLVEAAYTLGASDRGIIRRVLLPSSAPEIAEILRLVLGWAWTYVIVAELIGSSSGIGHMITDSQALLNTGQIIFGIIVIGLIGLLSDFMFKAFNAWLFPWRLA; the protein is encoded by the coding sequence ATGCGTCCCTTGGACCCTGTTACATCGAAGCAGCGTATGGCCTATGGCCTCGCGTTCTTCGTGCTGTTCGTTGCTCTCTGGTCGTGGGCGACGCTCGGCGGCCATGTGTCGAAGACCTTCCTCGCCAACCCGCTGACCATGGTGCAGGAGGGTTATGACCTCCTGGCCAAGCAGGGATTCATCTACGACATCGGCATGACGATCTGGCGCGTCGTCGGCGGCTTCGCGCTCGCGGCGATCATCGCGGTGCCGCTCGGCGTGCTGATGGGCGCCTACAAGCCGGTCGAGGCGTTCCTCGAGCCCTTCGTGTCCTTTGCACGCTATCTGCCCGCCTCCGCCTTCATTCCACTGCTGATCCTGTGGGCTGGCATCGGCGAATTGCAAAAGCTGCTCGTCATCTTCATCGGCTCGGTGTTCCAGGTCATCCTGATGGTCGCCGTGACCGTCGGCGCAACGCGGCGCGATCTGGTCGAGGCGGCCTATACGCTGGGCGCCAGCGATCGCGGCATCATCCGCCGCGTGCTGCTGCCCTCCTCCGCGCCCGAGATCGCGGAGATCCTGCGCCTGGTGCTGGGCTGGGCCTGGACCTACGTCATCGTCGCCGAGCTGATCGGCTCCTCTTCGGGCATCGGCCACATGATCACCGACAGCCAGGCGCTGCTCAACACCGGGCAGATCATCTTCGGCATCATCGTGATCGGACTGATCGGCCTCCTCTCGGACTTCATGTTCAAGGCGTTCAACGCCTGGCTGTTTCCGTGGAGGCTCGCATGA
- a CDS encoding ABC transporter ATP-binding protein, whose translation MTTLRIEQVSRTFPARHGNAPTRALEPTDLTIANNDFVTILGPSGCGKSTLLRIVAGLDRPTSGRVTLDGREVTGPGADRGMVFQSYTLFPWLTVRENIAFGLRERGVPEAERNKIADAFIRQVGLTGFENHWPKQLSGGMQQRTAIARALANDPKILLLDEPFGALDNQTRALMQEMLLGIWERDQKTVLFVTHDIEEAIFLGSRVIVMSARPGRIKAEISVDLPHPRSYKIKTTPEFVQLKERLVEEIRTEALKVAEHA comes from the coding sequence ATGACCACACTCAGAATCGAGCAGGTCTCGCGCACCTTCCCCGCACGCCACGGCAATGCGCCGACCAGGGCACTGGAACCGACCGATCTCACCATCGCCAACAACGATTTCGTCACCATCCTCGGCCCCTCCGGCTGCGGCAAGTCCACGCTGCTGCGCATCGTCGCCGGACTCGATCGCCCGACCAGCGGCCGCGTCACGCTTGACGGCCGCGAGGTCACCGGACCCGGCGCCGATCGCGGCATGGTGTTCCAGTCCTACACGCTGTTTCCCTGGCTGACCGTGCGCGAGAACATCGCCTTCGGCCTGCGCGAGCGCGGCGTGCCCGAGGCGGAGCGAAACAAGATCGCGGATGCCTTCATCCGCCAAGTCGGCCTCACCGGCTTCGAGAACCACTGGCCGAAACAGCTCTCGGGCGGCATGCAGCAGCGCACCGCGATCGCGCGTGCGCTTGCGAATGATCCCAAGATTCTCTTGCTCGACGAGCCCTTCGGTGCACTCGACAACCAGACCCGCGCCTTGATGCAGGAGATGCTGCTCGGCATCTGGGAGCGCGACCAGAAGACCGTGCTGTTCGTGACCCACGACATCGAGGAGGCGATCTTCCTCGGCAGCCGCGTCATCGTGATGAGCGCGCGCCCCGGCCGTATCAAGGCCGAGATCAGTGTGGACCTGCCGCATCCGCGCTCCTACAAGATCAAGACCACGCCGGAATTCGTCCAGCTCAAGGAACGGCTGGTCGAGGAGATCCGCACCGAGGCATTGAAGGTTGCCGAACATGCCTGA